In Vespa crabro chromosome 7, iyVesCrab1.2, whole genome shotgun sequence, a single window of DNA contains:
- the LOC124425744 gene encoding spindle pole body component 110-like, translating into MTQLNTMATGNNRDKITSTMDEEGIPYDDPRFVEILEACLHVEIAAYKESYGKTQAEIRKIKRNVLMKLEKRKELKKKIEDAEDVISMSNVTLRRLREDVRETKQRIELIEANADDRSKLMSYEMQRYREILDEYKKTWQSYHTEYEDFPLAKKRKERETELKKVCIEKMVLEFKLNELKIKCEQKKKIDEIRTRLKIIELAKAMVNNEKLERKLVDLRNEIDHCKRQLHSRELELKSLQRREEEDRKERAMKLLEMPPPKINLSRVRLNYSRKWQDLEIRKKMPPVDSDSMSVNTIALEEMCISDDITAEDTGNKDLAISISMDDRKRSTNNLFFDYEIKEKGTRDPKSTENFAVATSLQKTQSKMLASFSSNAESIAKQTSFKGKDEQKRSTMPVDAEEECAINYEENRFPNDLCQPKRMKFVRNDEKDGEHIDIELSQTSKRSTRYPRITKIEKVQYGVTSLTKRKNVLLDASKSFLSSNNFDYETNASRATSFMLNEALMIKDLNDSKSAQPSMYDDNSRNFELSDCANASNIPDIDINMESVDVNCEKIDRQEDEKEASPQVTPRFNFSDLLKLKTDNNFRIF; encoded by the exons ATGACACAACTAAACACAATGGCAACAGGAAATAATCGCGATAAG ATTACAAGTACCATGGACGAGGAAGGAATACCTTACGACGATCCACGCTTCGTCGAAATTCTGGAAGCTTGCCTGCACGTGGAAATTGCCGCCTATAAAGAATCATACGGca AAACTCAGGCTGAaataaggaagataaaaagaaacgttctAATGAAGctagagaagagaaaggagcttaagaaaaagatagaagatgcGGAAGATGTAATATCGATGTCGAACGTTACTTTAAGAAG ATTGCGGGAAGATGTgagagaaacgaaacaaagGATCGAACTGATCGAAGCGAATGCCGACGATCGTTCGAAATTAATGTCGTACGAGATGCAACGTTATCGAGAGATTCTAGATGAATACAAGAAAACTTGGCAATCCTATCAC ACCGAATACGAGGATTTTCCGTTGGctaagaaacgaaaggaaagggaGACCGAGCTGAAGAAGGTTTGCATCGAGAAAATGGTATTGGAATTTAAGTTGAACGAGTTGAAGATAAAATGcgagcaaaagaagaagatcgatGAAATAAGGACGaggttaaaaataatagaattagcTAAAGCGATGGTAAATAACGAGAAATTGGAGCGAAAATTGGTTGACCTGAGGAACGAAATCGATCATTGCAAGCGGCAACTGCATTCGAGGGAACTAGAG TTAAAGTCATTGCAAAGACGAGAAGAGGAGGATAGGAAGGAACGAGCGATGAAACTGTTGGAGATGCCACCGccgaaaataaatttgtcacgggtacgattaaattattcgCGCAAGTGGCAAGATttagagataagaaaaaaaatgccaCCCGTCGATTCCG ATTCGATGTCGGTTAACACGATCGCCTTGGAGGAGATGTGTATAAGCGACGATATTACCGCCGAAGATACGGGCAACAAGGATCTTGCCATTTCTATTTCGATGGACGATCGAAAACGATCGACGAACAACCTTTTCTTCGACtatgaaataaaggaaaagggaacGCGCGATCCAAAGAGTACGGAAAATTTTGCGGTAGCAACGTCTTTGCAAAAGACGCAGAGCAAAATGTTAGCGTCCTTTTCGAGCAACGCGGAATCAATCGCCAAACAGACGAGCTTCAAAGGAAAAGACGAACAGAAACGATCTACGATGCCGGTGGACGCGGAAGAAGAATGTGCTATTAATTACGAGGAAAATCGATTTCCGAACGATCTGTGCCAGCCGAAAAGGATGAAATTTGTTCGAAACGACGAAAAGGACGGTGAACATATAGATATCGAATTGTCGCAAACGTCGAAAAGGTCCACTCGCTATCCGCGAATCACAAAGATCGAGAAAGTGCAATACGGTGTGACGTCTTTGACGAAACGCAAAAATGTACTACTCGACGCCTCGAAATCGTTCCTTTCTTCGAATAACTTCGATTATGAGACGAACGCGAGTCGTGCGACATCCTTCATGTTAAACGAAGCGCTTATGATCAAAG ATTTAAACGATTCGAAATCGGCCCAGCCTTCCATGTACGACGACAATTCGAGGAACTTTGAATTGTCCGATTGTGCGAATGCTTCGAATATACccgatatagatataaatatggaATCCGTCGATGTGAATTGCGAGAAAATCGATCGCCAGGAAGACGAGAAAGAAGCGTCGCCGCAAGTCACTCCTC GTTTCAACTTCTCCGATCTGCTCAAACTgaaaaccgataataattttcgtatCTTTTGA